A single Curtobacterium sp. MCSS17_015 DNA region contains:
- a CDS encoding uracil-DNA glycosylase codes for MTLDTAPVDLAAFWAALDAVPAAADAERLFDVDGVGGAGTLRRANLDRYLQRSGPGADTILVAEASGWRGMTNTGVPFTSMRELQDPDGLFADVPLTVPDAPTAPWEASSRVVHAALRGWHGPLPVLWAVFPHHPFVAPDRLTNRTPRPAEVRDGAPVALALAEAVGARRFVAVGRKAQGALAAAGIDAIAVRHPAQGGAAQFTAQLAELR; via the coding sequence GTGACGCTCGACACCGCACCGGTCGACCTGGCCGCGTTCTGGGCGGCGCTCGACGCCGTCCCGGCAGCGGCGGACGCCGAGCGCTTGTTCGACGTCGACGGCGTCGGCGGGGCGGGGACCCTCCGGCGCGCGAACCTCGACCGCTACCTGCAGCGGTCCGGGCCGGGCGCCGACACGATCCTGGTCGCGGAGGCTTCCGGCTGGCGCGGCATGACGAACACCGGCGTGCCCTTCACGAGCATGCGGGAGCTGCAGGACCCGGACGGGCTCTTCGCCGACGTCCCCCTCACCGTCCCCGACGCCCCGACCGCGCCGTGGGAGGCGTCCTCCCGGGTGGTGCACGCCGCCCTCCGCGGATGGCACGGCCCACTCCCGGTGCTGTGGGCGGTGTTCCCGCACCACCCCTTCGTCGCCCCGGACCGGCTGACGAACCGGACGCCGCGGCCGGCCGAGGTGCGGGACGGCGCTCCCGTCGCACTCGCCCTGGCCGAGGCCGTCGGAGCGCGTCGGTTCGTCGCGGTGGGGCGGAAGGCACAGGGCGCCCTGGCGGCAGCGGGCATCGACGCGATCGCCGTGCGGCACCCCGCTCAGGGAGGCGCGGCGCAGTTCACCGCGCAGCTCGCCGAACTACGCTGA
- a CDS encoding glycosyltransferase: MSTTTEPLRIGLVSLHTSPGDEPGSGEVGGMNVVVRHQAEALADRGHQVDIITRRSAPTQPDSVALVPGVCLRFLSAGPAEPVPKGEHDGFIEPFRQGLAALGPFDVFHSHHWFSGAAALPVARDRGVPHVQSFHSIAADAATPLSEGERPESAGRMAAEQQLARDSDAIVVVSEAEAETVRARLGGDPSRVWIVPPGVDGSVFRPAGLGARRAAAPYVVAAARVQPLKGLDLAIEAVAGIDREARPTLVIAGDASSEAGDHVAELRRLAKSRGIADRVTFIGPQSRADLAFLFRGAAAVLVPSHSETYGLVALEGSASGVPVVAAAAGGLREAVVDGETGVVLESRDPAVWASEIQRILTEPEYAAALASAGREHAERLSWERSAAGLERVYLRVLGR, encoded by the coding sequence GTGAGCACGACGACCGAACCGCTGCGCATCGGGCTGGTCTCGCTGCACACCTCCCCCGGTGACGAACCGGGTTCCGGCGAGGTGGGCGGCATGAACGTCGTCGTGCGGCACCAGGCCGAGGCCCTCGCCGACCGGGGCCACCAGGTCGACATCATCACCCGCCGGTCGGCTCCGACGCAGCCCGACTCCGTGGCCCTCGTCCCCGGGGTCTGCCTGCGGTTCCTCTCCGCCGGCCCTGCCGAACCGGTCCCGAAGGGCGAGCACGACGGCTTCATCGAACCATTCCGACAGGGACTCGCCGCCCTCGGACCGTTCGACGTGTTCCACTCGCACCACTGGTTCTCCGGCGCAGCCGCACTGCCCGTAGCCCGTGATCGCGGCGTGCCGCACGTGCAGTCCTTCCACTCGATCGCCGCCGACGCCGCGACGCCCCTGTCGGAGGGCGAGCGACCGGAGTCGGCCGGGCGGATGGCCGCCGAGCAGCAGCTCGCCCGCGACTCCGACGCGATCGTCGTCGTGAGCGAGGCCGAGGCCGAGACCGTCCGCGCCCGGCTCGGCGGCGACCCGTCGCGCGTCTGGATCGTCCCGCCGGGGGTGGACGGGTCGGTGTTCCGACCCGCCGGCCTCGGTGCCCGCCGCGCGGCCGCCCCGTACGTCGTCGCCGCCGCACGCGTGCAACCGCTCAAGGGCCTGGACCTCGCGATCGAGGCCGTCGCCGGCATCGACCGGGAGGCCCGTCCCACCCTCGTCATCGCCGGGGATGCCTCGAGCGAGGCGGGCGACCACGTGGCCGAACTGCGTCGGCTCGCCAAGTCGCGGGGCATCGCCGACCGTGTCACCTTCATCGGGCCGCAGTCGCGCGCCGACCTGGCGTTCCTGTTCCGCGGGGCGGCAGCCGTGCTGGTGCCGTCGCACTCCGAGACCTACGGCCTGGTGGCGCTCGAGGGTTCCGCGTCCGGTGTGCCCGTCGTGGCAGCCGCTGCCGGCGGCCTCCGCGAAGCCGTCGTCGACGGGGAGACCGGTGTCGTCCTCGAGTCCCGCGACCCCGCTGTCTGGGCCTCGGAGATCCAGCGCATCCTGACCGAGCCGGAGTACGCCGCCGCGCTGGCCTCCGCCGGTCGCGAGCACGCGGAGCGCCTGAGCTGGGAACGGTCGGCCGCCGGGCTCGAGCGCGTGTACCTGCGGGTCCTCGGACGCTGA
- the ligD gene encoding non-homologous end-joining DNA ligase: MATPATTLTVPGPAGDREVRISSPSRVLWPDLGITKLDLAQYLVDVGEPFVRANGDRPISLQRFPDGVDGEQFFSKNPPKGAPDYVRAVTVTYPSARSHPQLVVDEPAVAVWAAQMNTVVFHPWASRAEDSDHPDQLRIDLDPQPGTDFHDAVPAAHELRKVLAEVGLEAWVKTSGNRGLHVFTPIEPAYEFLDVRHAVIAAARELERRMPEQVTTAWWKEERGQRVFVDFNQANRDRTMAGAYSPRALPHAAVSTPLAWDELDAADPTAFTIRTVPERLATVGDPWEAMSAAPRSIDPLLEWWRRDLEDGLGELPFPPDFPKMPGEPPRVQPSRARKA; this comes from the coding sequence ATGGCGACACCGGCGACGACGCTGACCGTGCCCGGACCCGCTGGCGACCGGGAGGTCCGGATCTCCAGTCCGTCCCGCGTGCTCTGGCCGGACCTCGGCATCACCAAGCTCGACCTGGCGCAGTACCTCGTCGACGTGGGCGAGCCCTTCGTCCGGGCGAACGGCGACCGGCCGATCTCGCTGCAGCGGTTCCCGGACGGCGTCGACGGCGAGCAGTTCTTCTCGAAGAACCCGCCGAAGGGCGCCCCCGACTACGTCCGCGCCGTGACGGTGACCTACCCGAGCGCCCGGAGTCACCCGCAACTCGTGGTCGATGAGCCGGCCGTCGCGGTCTGGGCGGCGCAGATGAACACCGTCGTCTTCCACCCGTGGGCGTCCCGAGCCGAGGACAGCGACCACCCGGACCAGCTCCGCATCGACCTGGACCCGCAGCCCGGTACCGACTTCCACGACGCCGTCCCCGCCGCGCACGAGTTGCGGAAGGTCCTGGCCGAGGTCGGTCTGGAGGCATGGGTGAAGACGAGCGGCAACCGTGGCCTGCACGTGTTCACACCGATCGAGCCCGCGTACGAGTTCCTCGACGTCCGGCACGCGGTGATCGCGGCGGCACGCGAACTCGAGCGACGGATGCCCGAGCAGGTGACGACGGCGTGGTGGAAGGAGGAGCGCGGCCAGCGCGTCTTCGTCGACTTCAACCAGGCGAACCGCGACCGGACGATGGCCGGCGCGTACAGTCCGCGCGCACTGCCGCACGCCGCGGTGTCGACCCCGCTCGCCTGGGACGAGCTGGACGCAGCCGACCCGACCGCGTTCACGATCCGGACCGTGCCCGAGCGGCTCGCCACGGTCGGCGACCCGTGGGAGGCGATGTCCGCTGCGCCGCGGAGCATCGACCCCCTGCTCGAGTGGTGGCGACGGGACCTGGAGGACGGTCTCGGCGAACTGCCGTTCCCGCCGGACTTCCCGAAGATGCCCGGCGAGCCGCCCCGCGTGCAGCCGTCCCGAGCCAGGAAGGCCTAG
- a CDS encoding ATP-dependent DNA ligase gives METIAPMLAKAVATVPDPDSVAGGLRYEPKWDGFRGIVTIEGDEVEIGSRGSKPLTRYFPELVKAFRDQFGGRDHPVVLDGEVIVRSGEPGHERLDWEALSQRIHPAASRIAKLSVETPAQFVAFDVLHLDGEDLTGRPFDDRRAALEGLGDGLTAPLFVTRTTLDVETARRWLTTFEGAGLDGVVAKPRRRPYEPAKRTMLKVKHHREADVVAVGYRVHKSGTGVGSLLLGLYDEDGELRMVGGVSAFSDKRRRELVDELEPLVERDADGRPVTGDGERSRFSSGRDTSFVRLAPERVLEVRYDQMEGDRFRHTVQFSRWRPDREARSCGFDQLEVPAAYDLSDVLS, from the coding sequence ATGGAGACCATCGCGCCCATGCTCGCCAAGGCCGTCGCCACCGTGCCCGACCCCGACAGCGTCGCCGGCGGCCTGCGGTACGAGCCGAAGTGGGACGGCTTCCGCGGCATCGTGACGATCGAGGGCGACGAGGTCGAGATCGGCAGCCGCGGGTCGAAGCCGCTGACCCGGTACTTCCCGGAGCTGGTCAAGGCGTTCCGCGACCAGTTCGGCGGTCGCGACCACCCGGTCGTGCTCGACGGTGAGGTGATCGTCCGCTCGGGCGAGCCCGGGCACGAACGGCTGGACTGGGAGGCGTTGTCGCAGCGGATCCACCCGGCGGCGTCCCGGATCGCGAAGCTGTCGGTGGAGACACCCGCGCAGTTCGTCGCGTTCGACGTGCTGCACCTGGACGGCGAGGACCTGACCGGTCGACCGTTCGACGACCGACGGGCGGCGCTCGAGGGACTCGGCGACGGTCTGACGGCTCCCCTGTTCGTGACCCGGACGACGCTCGACGTGGAGACCGCCCGCCGGTGGTTGACGACCTTCGAGGGGGCGGGACTGGACGGGGTGGTGGCGAAGCCGCGGCGTCGTCCCTACGAGCCGGCCAAGCGGACGATGCTCAAGGTGAAGCACCACCGCGAGGCCGACGTGGTGGCGGTCGGGTACCGGGTCCACAAGAGCGGGACCGGCGTCGGGTCGCTGTTGCTCGGCCTGTACGACGAGGACGGCGAGCTGCGGATGGTCGGCGGCGTGTCCGCGTTCTCCGACAAGCGCCGTCGCGAGCTGGTCGACGAGTTGGAGCCGCTCGTCGAGCGGGACGCGGACGGGAGGCCCGTCACCGGCGACGGGGAACGGTCGCGGTTCTCGTCCGGCCGCGACACGTCCTTCGTCCGGTTGGCACCGGAGCGCGTGCTGGAGGTCCGGTACGACCAGATGGAGGGCGACCGGTTCCGGCACACGGTGCAGTTCTCGCGATGGCGGCCGGACCGCGAGGCGCGCTCGTGCGGGTTCGACCAGCTGGAGGTCCCGGCGGCGTACGACCTCAGCGACGTCCTGTCCTGA
- a CDS encoding MBL fold metallo-hydrolase — protein sequence MSIPPPVSSVQAEALAAGVLPPVEEVRPGIWTVAVPFRGGVPDATLAYVVEGADGSLAVIDPGGSGDGALDVLSEGFRAIGRAVEDVTLIAVTHLHADHLGAAAHVRRVSGAPVAMHAAEVRALEHERDDAEQDERDVRTWGVPEHLLGGVLAAWGTGRRIGSGATGAPVADLLLADGDVLPIPGRSIRTLWTPGHTGGHVCFVDEPDGLLFTGDHVLPRINSGIGLGGRTESNPLRDSLDSLAALAGFAAFEVCPGHEYRFRDVVSRGRELVRHRDERTRHVADALDRLDRPTLFEVASRVPFTGGIGALSGYLLGSALRQTAYHVDLLGRADEVRPV from the coding sequence GTGTCGATCCCGCCGCCCGTCAGCAGCGTGCAGGCCGAGGCGCTCGCCGCCGGTGTCCTGCCGCCCGTCGAGGAGGTCCGGCCCGGCATCTGGACCGTCGCCGTCCCCTTCCGCGGCGGTGTCCCCGACGCGACGCTCGCGTACGTCGTCGAGGGCGCCGACGGATCGCTCGCGGTGATCGACCCCGGGGGGAGCGGGGACGGGGCGCTCGACGTGCTGTCCGAGGGGTTCCGGGCCATCGGTCGGGCCGTCGAGGACGTCACCCTGATCGCGGTCACGCACCTGCACGCCGACCACCTCGGTGCTGCCGCCCACGTGCGACGGGTCTCCGGCGCCCCGGTCGCGATGCACGCGGCGGAGGTCCGGGCGCTCGAGCACGAGCGTGACGACGCCGAGCAGGACGAGCGGGACGTCCGGACGTGGGGCGTGCCCGAGCACCTGCTCGGCGGGGTGCTGGCTGCGTGGGGGACCGGTCGGCGCATCGGCTCCGGCGCCACGGGGGCTCCGGTCGCCGACCTGCTGCTCGCGGACGGCGACGTGCTGCCGATCCCGGGCCGGTCGATCCGCACACTGTGGACGCCGGGGCACACCGGGGGACACGTCTGCTTCGTGGACGAGCCGGACGGGCTGCTCTTCACGGGCGACCACGTGCTGCCGCGCATCAACTCCGGCATCGGACTCGGTGGCCGGACGGAGTCGAACCCGCTGCGCGACTCGCTCGACTCCTTGGCCGCACTGGCCGGGTTCGCCGCGTTCGAGGTGTGCCCGGGGCACGAGTACCGCTTCCGTGACGTCGTGTCGCGGGGCCGGGAGCTGGTGCGGCACCGGGACGAACGCACCCGGCACGTGGCGGACGCCCTCGACCGACTCGACCGCCCCACACTGTTCGAGGTGGCGTCCCGCGTGCCGTTCACGGGCGGGATCGGAGCGCTGTCGGGGTACCTGCTCGGCAGCGCTCTGCGGCAGACCGCGTACCACGTCGACCTGCTCGGTCGCGCCGACGAGGTCCGACCCGTCTGA
- a CDS encoding putative Ig domain-containing protein, producing MHRSTSFVRRACAVGTATALIGLTTGLGVMTATTASAAEAPTTGSSVAAPVPPGADTTAPGADATTPGAGATAPAEPGLPADGATSAPGGTTPMAPVTAAPAPSGSTSTKPSATSPAEAAPAAAAAATVTISGTAKVGETLNAKPKGFTDPAALAYRWSVDGVVTGDQGSTYDVVAADAGKVVSVTVQNTSTGHTDETATTSSAVVRQAPVFVDAAGAPVVGGTDADEDVLPLGTTAGEAFSYTFRTVGFPAPELTLAWFYDGLEADPEFPEDTPEGQLPEGITFDAETGVLSGTAEWASSYDFAVTASNGTDSVTQYVELTVDAAAPVGVEVFASDRADYIEFIEDGLAFGFEDDAAREGSVRSWIIDADGDIDTLDLNWSTGPEGGDVMPVVTPGGQPTVAQGGTLLVNGGVVDRFGNQVIDEEGDLSPVTVTSDVASDVVTVDEDFGGFTNFVDVTFPHASTHTLTVASEQFATSFPVEVVPTATAPVATPPIVTPPTAAAPIGTVPVRSASHGRLAYTGSDSTDALPWALGMLAAGAAMVGLRIVRRRAQR from the coding sequence GTGCACCGCAGCACCTCCTTCGTCCGACGCGCCTGCGCCGTCGGCACCGCAACCGCCCTGATCGGCCTCACGACCGGCCTCGGTGTCATGACCGCCACGACCGCGTCCGCGGCCGAGGCCCCGACGACCGGCTCGTCGGTCGCTGCTCCCGTCCCCCCGGGAGCCGACACGACCGCGCCCGGCGCAGACGCCACCACCCCGGGAGCCGGCGCGACCGCGCCGGCCGAGCCGGGCCTCCCCGCCGACGGCGCGACCAGCGCACCCGGCGGCACCACCCCGATGGCTCCCGTGACCGCCGCACCGGCGCCGTCCGGGTCGACCAGCACGAAGCCGAGCGCCACCAGCCCCGCCGAGGCCGCTCCCGCGGCAGCGGCTGCTGCGACCGTCACGATCTCCGGCACCGCCAAGGTGGGTGAGACGCTCAACGCGAAGCCGAAGGGCTTCACCGACCCGGCCGCCCTCGCGTACCGGTGGTCCGTCGACGGCGTCGTGACCGGCGACCAGGGATCGACCTACGACGTGGTCGCAGCGGACGCCGGCAAGGTCGTCTCGGTGACCGTGCAGAACACCTCGACCGGGCACACCGACGAGACGGCGACCACGAGCAGTGCCGTCGTGCGGCAGGCCCCGGTGTTCGTCGACGCCGCCGGTGCGCCCGTCGTCGGCGGGACCGATGCCGACGAGGACGTCCTGCCCCTCGGGACGACCGCCGGCGAGGCCTTCTCGTACACCTTCCGGACCGTCGGGTTCCCCGCTCCGGAGCTGACGCTCGCGTGGTTCTACGACGGGCTCGAAGCGGACCCCGAGTTCCCGGAGGACACCCCCGAGGGTCAGCTTCCCGAGGGCATCACCTTCGACGCGGAGACCGGCGTCCTGTCCGGGACGGCCGAGTGGGCGTCTTCCTACGACTTCGCCGTCACCGCGTCGAACGGCACCGACTCCGTCACGCAGTACGTCGAGCTGACGGTCGACGCCGCAGCACCGGTCGGTGTCGAGGTGTTCGCCTCCGACCGCGCCGACTACATCGAGTTCATCGAGGACGGTCTGGCGTTCGGCTTCGAGGACGACGCGGCCCGCGAGGGCAGCGTCCGGAGCTGGATCATCGACGCGGACGGTGACATCGACACGCTCGACCTCAACTGGAGCACCGGCCCGGAGGGTGGTGACGTCATGCCCGTCGTCACTCCCGGTGGGCAGCCCACCGTGGCCCAGGGCGGGACCCTCCTGGTGAACGGCGGGGTCGTCGACCGCTTCGGGAACCAGGTGATCGACGAGGAGGGGGACCTCTCCCCGGTCACCGTGACGTCCGACGTCGCGTCGGACGTCGTCACGGTCGACGAGGATTTCGGGGGCTTCACGAACTTCGTGGACGTGACCTTCCCGCACGCGTCGACGCACACCCTGACGGTGGCGTCGGAGCAGTTCGCCACCTCGTTCCCGGTCGAGGTCGTCCCGACCGCCACCGCCCCGGTCGCGACGCCCCCGATCGTCACCCCGCCGACGGCCGCGGCCCCGATCGGCACCGTCCCGGTCCGGTCCGCCTCGCACGGCCGTCTTGCCTACACCGGCTCCGACAGCACCGACGCCCTGCCCTGGGCGCTCGGCATGCTCGCCGCCGGTGCGGCCATGGTGGGCCTGCGCATCGTCCGTCGTCGCGCCCAGCGCTGA
- a CDS encoding putative Ig domain-containing protein — MHKTCLPPIHRIAAIGSAVAIVAASSAFGIGVTSASADELAPTTGVGTSTSVDAPTASPTTDPAADPASAAAEMPAEPAPAVTAAPAPTTTPTAPTTPAAAAPAAPAAATPAPSDDAAATATPAGTVTISGTTRAWRTVSADTAGWPAGTTFTYRWDFHHPVLTNRDQGTERTYIVDPEQADGTFTVTVTGTAPGLTPTSVTSAPSTPVVVEDSDRQFIYGQRVIPVTSGEPFSVDLAPADNPDLSFFVNGSIGGTADPSVLPEGVTLSANGVISGTLDSSTPLRDQIWVHVSTPYHPGGGLSERILLSAAPPENTGGLSFAGGTTEDHAVQLHAQAGEPFSHTFRATGGPVDEPVRYSILRTDGQPFPASDVGASFPAGITLDRTTGVLSGTDDQAAFYSFAVVATSGGQTAVQYVDLRTAPAPAVGALVTVTRPGDRWEQRTWVIQPDGSVESTWFPNGPQHEIEREVGGRPTAAQGSTLRIAAAPVDAFGNITVPLDGDWDGRTPVTVTSDVATDVVQRVGWNAEITFPHASTHTLTVTSQGVSTTFPVTVVPSTPTGTTGTTGTTGSLAFTGADTTGPVTWGLGLLASGVALLTVRARRRRA, encoded by the coding sequence ATGCACAAGACCTGCCTGCCGCCGATCCACCGGATCGCGGCCATCGGCTCCGCCGTCGCGATCGTCGCGGCGTCGTCGGCATTCGGCATCGGCGTCACCAGCGCCTCCGCCGACGAGCTCGCACCGACCACCGGCGTCGGCACCTCCACCAGCGTCGACGCACCGACCGCGAGCCCGACCACGGACCCCGCTGCCGACCCGGCCAGCGCCGCCGCCGAGATGCCGGCCGAGCCAGCTCCTGCCGTGACCGCTGCACCGGCGCCGACGACCACGCCGACGGCACCGACGACTCCGGCCGCTGCAGCCCCGGCCGCCCCCGCTGCGGCAACCCCCGCGCCGAGCGACGACGCCGCCGCGACGGCGACTCCCGCCGGGACCGTCACGATCAGCGGCACGACCCGAGCGTGGCGTACCGTCTCGGCGGACACCGCCGGCTGGCCCGCCGGCACGACCTTCACCTACCGGTGGGACTTCCACCACCCGGTCCTCACCAACCGTGACCAGGGCACCGAGCGGACGTACATCGTCGACCCCGAGCAGGCCGACGGCACCTTCACGGTCACCGTCACCGGCACGGCTCCCGGCCTGACGCCCACGTCCGTCACCAGCGCACCGAGCACACCGGTCGTCGTCGAGGACTCGGACCGCCAGTTCATCTACGGTCAACGCGTCATCCCCGTCACGAGCGGGGAGCCGTTCTCCGTGGACCTCGCCCCGGCCGACAACCCGGACCTGTCCTTCTTCGTGAACGGCTCCATCGGCGGAACGGCGGACCCGAGCGTGCTGCCCGAGGGCGTCACCCTGTCGGCGAACGGGGTGATCTCCGGGACGCTCGACTCCTCGACGCCGCTCCGCGACCAGATCTGGGTCCACGTCTCGACGCCGTACCACCCGGGCGGCGGGCTGTCGGAGCGCATCCTGCTCTCGGCCGCGCCCCCGGAGAACACCGGCGGACTGTCCTTCGCGGGCGGGACGACCGAGGACCACGCCGTGCAGCTCCACGCCCAGGCCGGCGAGCCGTTCTCACACACCTTCCGCGCCACGGGCGGCCCCGTCGACGAGCCGGTGCGCTACTCGATCCTGCGGACGGACGGGCAGCCGTTCCCGGCGTCGGACGTCGGCGCCTCCTTCCCCGCGGGCATCACGCTCGACCGGACCACCGGGGTCCTCAGCGGCACGGACGACCAGGCGGCCTTCTACTCCTTCGCCGTGGTCGCGACCTCCGGCGGGCAGACGGCCGTGCAGTACGTCGACCTCCGCACGGCTCCCGCTCCGGCCGTCGGCGCCCTCGTGACGGTGACCCGCCCCGGGGACCGGTGGGAGCAGCGCACCTGGGTCATCCAGCCCGACGGCTCGGTGGAGAGCACCTGGTTCCCGAACGGACCGCAGCACGAGATCGAGCGGGAGGTCGGCGGTCGTCCCACCGCCGCGCAGGGCTCGACGTTGCGGATCGCAGCAGCACCGGTCGACGCCTTCGGCAACATCACCGTCCCGTTGGACGGCGACTGGGACGGCAGGACCCCCGTCACCGTGACGAGTGACGTCGCGACCGACGTGGTTCAGCGGGTCGGGTGGAACGCGGAGATCACCTTCCCCCACGCGTCGACGCACACGTTGACCGTGACGAGCCAGGGCGTCTCGACCACGTTCCCCGTCACGGTGGTCCCGTCCACCCCCACCGGGACGACCGGGACGACCGGGACGACCGGCAGCCTTGCCTTCACCGGCGCCGACACGACCGGCCCGGTCACGTGGGGGCTCGGCCTGCTCGCTTCGGGAGTGGCGCTGCTCACGGTACGGGCGCGCCGCCGGCGGGCCTGA
- a CDS encoding LysR substrate-binding domain-containing protein: MLDVRRLVLLRELSIRGTVAAVGEAMNFTPSAVSQQLAVLEREAGVQLLRRAGRRLQLTPQAEVLVAAASEVLDTLERAQASVESTLTSVQGRIRVAVFQSAALALMPSALRTMALEHPDVRVEMVQREPETALNETWARDFDMVVAEQYPAHAAPRFPGLDRRDLTTDPVRLALPPVATALWPVTSLDEAATLPWVMEPRGAASRHFAEQTCRRAGFEPDVRYETADLQAQIRLIESGNAVALMPDLVWAGRSTSCRLLELPEPGRRTIFTAQRIASAESPAVTAFRAALERAANAPRT, translated from the coding sequence ATGCTCGACGTCCGTCGCCTGGTGCTCCTGCGCGAGCTGTCGATCCGCGGCACCGTGGCCGCGGTCGGCGAGGCGATGAACTTCACCCCGTCGGCGGTGTCGCAGCAGCTCGCGGTGCTCGAGCGCGAGGCCGGCGTCCAGCTCCTCCGCCGCGCCGGTCGGCGCCTGCAGCTCACTCCGCAGGCCGAGGTACTCGTGGCAGCGGCGAGCGAGGTGCTCGACACGCTGGAGCGCGCACAGGCGTCGGTGGAGTCGACGCTGACGAGCGTGCAGGGGCGGATCCGGGTCGCCGTGTTCCAGTCGGCGGCGCTGGCCCTCATGCCGTCCGCGCTCCGCACGATGGCCCTCGAACACCCGGACGTGCGGGTCGAGATGGTGCAGCGCGAACCGGAGACGGCCCTCAACGAGACCTGGGCCCGGGACTTCGACATGGTGGTCGCCGAGCAGTACCCGGCGCACGCCGCTCCCCGCTTCCCCGGACTGGACCGGCGCGACCTGACCACGGACCCGGTGCGCCTGGCGCTGCCACCGGTGGCGACGGCGCTGTGGCCGGTGACGTCCCTCGACGAGGCGGCGACCCTGCCGTGGGTGATGGAACCGCGCGGTGCCGCCTCCCGGCACTTCGCCGAGCAGACTTGTCGTCGTGCCGGGTTCGAGCCCGACGTCCGGTACGAGACCGCGGACCTGCAGGCGCAGATCCGGCTCATCGAGTCGGGCAACGCCGTGGCGCTCATGCCCGACCTGGTCTGGGCCGGTCGGTCGACGAGCTGCCGACTGCTCGAGTTGCCGGAACCGGGCCGTCGGACGATCTTCACGGCGCAGCGGATCGCGAGTGCGGAGTCCCCCGCGGTGACCGCGTTCCGCGCTGCGCTCGAGCGGGCGGCGAACGCACCGCGAACCTGA